One part of the Vicia villosa cultivar HV-30 ecotype Madison, WI linkage group LG6, Vvil1.0, whole genome shotgun sequence genome encodes these proteins:
- the LOC131614803 gene encoding uncharacterized protein LOC131614803: MDEGGKRMEEGLNAKDDDVLKKEETSNINEDVNIDQHETDTKVKQKTKRISTLDAFRGLTIVIMILVDKAGGVCPSIDHAPWNGCTLADFVMPFFLFIVGVAIALALKRIEKIKYAVKKIMLRTLQLLFWGILLQGGYSHAPDDLSYGVNMKFIRWCGILQRIGLVYCVVALIESFTTKLRPTTLTSGCIAIFKAYKWQWFGGFMAFLIYMITTFTLYVPDWSFVDHVIGDEPKQYTVICGTRGHIGPACNAVGHVDRQVWGVNHFYSHPVWRHLKECTFSSPGEGPLREDAPSWCRAPFEPEGLLSSISAILSGIIGIHYGHVLIHFKGHSERLKHWVSMGFVLLTIAIILHFSNAIPINKQLYSISYVCFTGGVAGIFFSVLYILIDVWGFRTPFLFLEWIGMNSMLVFVMAAQGIFAGFVNGWYYEDPNNSLVHWIKKHVFVNVWKSERVGTLLYVIFAEITFWGVVAGVLHKLKIYWKL, translated from the exons ATGGATGAAGGTGGTAAGAGAATGGAAGAAGGACTCAATGCTAAAGATGATGATGTGTTGAAGAAGGAAGAAACAAGCAATATCAATGAAGATGTTAATATTGATCAGCATGAGACAGACACAAAGGTTAAGCAAAAGACAAAAAGGATTTCAACACTTGATGCATTCAGGGGCCTCACCATAGTG ATAATGATACTGGTAGACAAAGCTGGTGGAGTTTGTCCAAGCATTGATCACGCGCCGTGGAATGGATGTACTTTGGCTGATTTTGTTATgcctttctttctttttattgttGGTGTTGCCATAGCCCTTGCACTAaagagaatagagaagataaaATATGCTGTGAAGAAGATAATGCTTAGGACATTGCAGCTTTTGTTTTGGGGTATACTTTTGCAAG GTGGATATTCTCATGCCCCTGATGACCTATCCTATGGAGTCAACATGAAATTCATTAGATGGTGTGGCATTCTCCAg AGAATAGGTCTTGTATATTGTGTTGTGGCTCTAATAGAGTCATTTACCACAAAGCTTAGACCCACCACCTTGACTTCTGGATGCATAGCCATTTTCAAAGCCTATAAATGGCAATG GTTCGGCGGCTTTATGGCATTTCTCATTTACATGATCACAACTTTCACACTCTACGTTCCAGATTGGAGTTTTGTAGATCATGTTATCGGTGACGAACCAAAGCAGTACACA GTCATATGTGGGACGAGAGGACACATTGGCCCTGCATGTAACGCGGTTGGACATGTGGATAGGCAAGTTTGGGGAGTTAACCATTTTTATTCACATCCTGTTTGGAGACACTTGAAG GAATGCACATTCAGTTCTCCTGGTGAAGGTCCACTTCGCGAAGATGCTCCAAGTTGGTGTCGTGCTCCCTTTGAGCCAGAGGGCTTGTTGAG TTCCATATCAGCAATCCTCTCTGGCATCATAGGCATCCATTATGGCCACGTCTTGATTCATTTCAAG GGTCATTCAGAGAGGCTCAAACATTGGGTCTCGATGGGGTTTGTGCTACTCACAATCGCCATTATCCTTCACTTTTCAAATG CTATCCCAATTAACAAGCAACTTTATAGCATCAGCTATGTTTGTTTCACAGGCGGAGTAGCTGGAATTTTCTTCTCTGTCCTCTACATATTG ATAGATGTTTGGGGGTTCCGTACTCCGTTCTTGTTCTTGGAATGGATAGGAATGAATTCTATGTTAGTGTTTGTGATGGCAGCTCAAGGCATTTTTGCAGGATTTGTAAATGGATGGTATTATGAAGATCCAAATAACTCACta GTACATTGGATCAAGAAACATGTGTTTGTGAATGTTTGGAAATCAGAGAGAGTGGGAACTCTCCTGTATGTTATCTTTGCAGAAATTACTTTCTGGGGAGTTGTTGCTGGCGTGTTGCACAAGTTAAAAATTTACTGGAAATTGtaa
- the LOC131612556 gene encoding uncharacterized protein LOC131612556, with product MDEGAKRMEEGINVSLDIDDAKDEVLKNQETTNINGNSSIDQHDTADTMAKPALVKQKTKRVATLDAFRGLTIVLMILVDDAGEAYPRIDHSPWNGCTLADFVMPFFLFIVGVAIALALKRIPKIKYAVKKIILRTLKLLFWGIILQGGYSHAPDELKYGVDMKFIRWCGILQRIALVYCVVALIETFTTKLRPTTLSPRRITIFTAYKWQWFGGFIAFLIYMITTFALYVPDWSFVDHVNSDVPKRYTVLCGVRGHLGPPCNAVGYVDRRVWGVNHLYSQPVWRRLKACTFSSSGEGTFRDDAPSWCLAPYEPEGLLSSISAILSGTIGIHYGHVLIHFKGHSERLKQWLSMGSVLLIIAIVLHFTDAIPINKQLYSLSYVCFTAGAAGIVFSALYILIDVCGIRTPFLFLEWIGMNAMLVFVMAAQGIFAAFVNGWYYEDPNKSLVHWIKKHVFVNVWNSEKVGTLLYVIFAEITFWGVVAGVLHKLKIYWKL from the exons ATGGATGAAGGTGCTAAGAGAATGGAAGAAGGCATCAATGTATCATTGGATATTGATGATGCTAAAGATGAAGTTTTGAAGAATCAAGAAACAACCAATATTAATGGAAATTCTAGTATTGATCAACATGACACTGCAGACACAATGGCTAAGCCTGCATTGGTTAAGCAAAAGACAAAAAGGGTTGCAACACTTGATGCATTTAGAGGCCTCACCATTGTG TTGATGATATTAGTGGATGATGCTGGTGAAGCTTATCCGCGCATTGATCACTCTCCATGGAACGGATGTACTTTGGCCGATTTTGTTAtgcctttctttcttttcattgttGGTGTTGCCATAGCTCTTGCACTTAAG AGAATTCCCAAGATAAAGTATGCTGTGAAGAAGATAATACTTAGGACATTGAAGCTTCTCTTTTGGGGAATAATTTTACAAG GTGGATACTCTCATGCCCCCGATGAACTCAAGTATGGAGTCGACATGAAATTTATTCGATGGTGTGGCATTCTCCAG AGAATAGCCCTTGTATACTGTGTTGTGGCTCTAATAGAAACATTTACAACCAAGCTTAGACCAACTACCTTAAGTCCGAGACGCATAACCATTTTCACTGCATATAAATGGCAATG GTTCGGAGGCTTCATAGCGTTTCTCATTTACATGATCACAACCTTCGCATTGTATGTTCCTGATTGGAGTTTTGTAGATCACGTTAATAGCGACGTACCAAAGAGATACACG GTGTTATGTGGAGTGAGAGGACACCTAGGACCTCCATGTAACGCAGTTGGATATGTCGATAGACGAGTTTGGGGGGTTAATCATCTTTATTCTCAACCTGTTTGGAGACGCTTAAAG GCGTGCACATTCAGTTCTTCAGGTGAAGGAACATTTCGTGACGATGCTCCAAGTTGGTGTCTTGCTCCATATGAACCAGAGGGCTTACTAAG TTCTATATCAGCAATCCTTTCCGGAACCATTGGAATCCATTATGGACATGTCTTGATTCATTTCAAG GGTCATTCAGAAAGGCTCAAACAATGGCTCTCAATGGGGTCTGTGTTACTCATAATAGCCATTGTCCTTCATTTTACAGATG CTATTCCAATTAATAAGCAACTCTATAGTTTGAGCTATGTTTGTTTCACAGCTGGTGCAGCTGGAATTGTGTTCTCTGCCCTCTATATATTG ATTGATGTTTGTGGGATCCGTACTCCGTTCTTGTTCTTGGAATGGATAGGGATGAACGCGATGTTAGTGTTTGTGATGGCAGCTCAGGGAATTTTCGCAGCATTTGTTAATGGCTGGTATTATGAAGATCCAAACAAGTCACTA GTACACTGGATCAAGAAGCATGTGTTTGTAAATGTTTGGAACTCAGAAAAAGTTGGAACTCTCTTATATGTCATCTTTGCAGAAATCACATTTTGGGGAGTAGTAGCTGGCGTGTTGCACAAGTTAAAAATATATTGGAAATTGTAA